The Biomphalaria glabrata chromosome 1, xgBioGlab47.1, whole genome shotgun sequence sequence aaataccaattTGTCGAATTATTGGAAATTAAtcattcagtattcacagacatGGATATTTATGTAGCGTTCCGTACCCTTAGATagttgaacacgttatttctcccacacccattcaaggatcaagttatttattttacctaaaaAGGCATTTATCAATTACAATATTAACCGATTAGTCAattgttaataatttttttgatatttaataagggaaatagcatATACATTagtgagatatatagttgtaaatgtgagttctttcccttagataatcaGTTAtggtttttttaaaggatatttttatcttttttttttttttttttttttttccgaattaGTATTtcagatttcaatatttctcAAATTTTTATGTGTGCACTCCAATACAAAATGTCCGTTAGcgtctaaccccccccccccccccccccttatgaACTAGCTAGAGCTAGGACGTCTGGAGGAGCACTGAAACTCCTTCAGCGGGTCAGAAGCATAACCCGTTGTCAAGTGTTTTCCTGCATTGTGAGCTACAGTAAGGCATTATTCTGGCGTCTACAGCTCTTAATCCACAACGGAAATGGGCGTCACGGGTGAACACTGAGAAACATTTAAGGCACGTTACATATTGatcatttgttttgttacaggcTACATTCTCGTAAAATCATAGTGGTGCTAAGCAAGATGCCTCAAAGTGGATCAAATTTTGGTCACGCAAAAGACGTCAACAGAAGGTACAACAGGAGGGGAGAAAATTGAGACATGTCATTGTCTGTGTGAGATAGTGACAACAGAAATATCTTTCTCCAGTTAAAGAGAGTTGAGTATATAGGCCTAAACACATTTCACCAAAGCTGAGTTTTAATAAGATATGACAAGAAATTAGTCTAAAGATTGCTGGCAATTTGAATCAAACAACTAAAGTTCTAGACTACCATTGAAACATTAACTACATATTTCTGATCACAATTAGCTACTATGTCGAAATGATTGGatgaaaaaacaagaaaataaaaataaaaaaatatttaaaaaaaaaaaagacatagtgattatttttctcttaattacaaatgaatattaaatgtaaaaaaaaatatatatttacccCACCACTGAGAAAAATCCTCCTTAAGCGATTGAATTAATCTACTAgacttaataatatttatattcttgtgacaggcctatagatctagacttagaagatgatgcgcaaaatgttccttaaCATTCATTGattaaactctttaatgaataggGAACACATGTGGAAATCAACCTATCATTTTCCCCATACATCCAGAAAACTATCTCACAAAGCTTAGATTTGTATTCTAGATGAAACATTTGAGCTGCCAAATTAAAGGTATACATTTATATCCATAGGTGAGCACAATCTAAGTATCAAACATTTGTTGAAGAATCAAAATCAATATGTCCCTGTGCTGACCACAAAAATTAACTTCAAGTGTCCATAGATGTCTAGGTCTTAAAGGGAACTTCTTATATTGCATAAAATCACTCACAAGCAATTTTcaattaaatacaaattttattGCTTATAAATTTTGTGgtgatacaagaaaaaaaatgacacaaTTCCATCCCCTCTTTGAAATTAAACAGTAAACCATCAACATTTTTCATAagtaaaaacaagcaaaatataaaaatacttttatttatctAGGGAGGAGGGAAAGAACTGGATATTTAcagtcatatatctcaatagtGTAAGAGTTATTTCCATTttgaatatcaaacaaaatcaataaataagcacaaaataattgatgaattggttaattttttgattgattcatgttctgttagggacaatgaataattgtgcaaatttcaacttcatccgaaaatgggaaatgagagaaataatgtttacacaattagtaccagacaggcagacagagtgagttgatataacctttgtaaaaacaaaaacaaaaaaaaaaactggacttccaaaatttgtaaaaaaaaaaaaatgcatttaggCTTAGGCCCTTATGTGAAAAAACTATGTAGCATACAGATGCACACTTGTGGATAATGTTAGAGCCATTATCCACAAGTGTGCAAGTCTTACattgtatttattaaatatataaacttCAAAGGAATGATGAGTTGAAATAGTTCAAGAATAAAATTGTTAGcatagcaaaatattttgattgtaCAATCAGTTAAACTCGtaactaatataaaaaaatttaatgtggTCCAAACTTCATGCACACACAGAAGCACAAAACACTAGtataaattacacactcaatTCAGTGATACATAAAAATAAGCATCACATTCTAAACATTCTTTGCACCAgcactattaaaaaaacaaaacatttgcaaTCCTAAAATAAACAACCATGAGAGCAATTATTCTACAGAGAGAATTACAATATATTCCATCTTTACAATTCAAGTCACTAAGATAATTGGCTTATATAATAGCTAATAAATAAAGACCATATTGTCTATTTCAGCATATGCACACAGATTCTATAAATGCACATTGCATTGGAGCTATAAAGAATTTTCAGGTGTCTTACTTAGAGctcaataataatataatattaataatttagaaaaaatccttaagatagaaagaaattaattcaatacacacacttacatttaaaaagaagaCACTTCATCTTTTTAACCCACatttattcaataaaataattttgcttGAGGATGCAAATATTTGTGCATTAAAAATGGTTTACTGAATATTTCAAATActgcttttaaaatatttaaatgtaaatttaaaaataaataaataaaaatataagccATAACAGCTTTCTGGCATAGGTAGTACAGGTCATAAGAagttcaaaaattatttttttttctattcaagtAATCACAGAACTGGCTTCTTATAATTTTAAGTCTTGCCTAAACatgttaagaaaacaaaaagctttTTATTCTAGTGGGGATTTATCTACACATAAAACTGTGGTACTTGAAGTGTGCTGCAAAAAATAATATCCAgggacaacttaaaaaaaaaacacgaatattttgttaaaattagcaattttcttttaaaggaaaaaatacaATCCAAATTGATTTGGAAAAACACTTTATTAAtgcttggctttttttttattgcaataatgaccaaaaataaaaaataaataaatgaaagaatcttaaaaaataaaaacagtatCAAAAACAGATTGTTTGATGCTCCACTAAGTGTTGGTGGCAAAATCTCATTTCCAGCAAATATAATGCAACTGGAGAAAGGGTTTCTGAAGATGTATTTGTTCGATAATttagtggggttttttttacagTACATTTTGAGCTATAAGAagtataaatacatataaagacttcttaatattttgtatgtttgtatgtttaatGAACAATATCTTAGATAACGTCTGAAATTTCACAAAATTAATTGTTACAGATATACTAGACcccctttttttattacatatttattaagtaaCCTAACCAAGTACTTTCAACACTGTTTATGTTTGAAATGATTACATGGctgtaaatttgttttaatcatTTACAAATAATTATTGACAGACATtgcttgaaaacaaaacattaaaatcaAGATTTCATCCTTTAGAATTTAGCACCATTTTTGTAGGCTGTCACCACAAAAgtgctagtaaaaaaaatttaaactctGTTTAATAAATTATCTGATTTCATGAAAATTAACTCTTGTGATTTGTGAAAAAGtaacacaaatttattattttaaaatctatcaaaagaaataaatgtttttggACAATTAAATATTTCCCAGAAATAGTATTACATATTGCAAATGGGCAACATATTAACAACAAAATACTGTAATACTCATTAACAATGTGTGCTCATTTGCATagcaaataattgtaaataaccATTGTTACATAAATGTTTGAATCAAAAAGTTTGTCTTATGGTAAGTACCCAAAAGGTCTCATATCAAGGAATACTTTACAAATCAAAAAGTGAAAAAGGACCTATCAATGAAACCATGAGACTGAAGACTGTGATATAAAAATAACATCATATGGCTAATGACTTCAAAGATTAAATACCAGGCTTTAATGAGTTGTTGTTATGTACAGGTAGTAACATCAATAAAGCTGCCATTTACGAAAAGGTAAGATAACGTACACTGAGTCTTAGGAGAATTTATCTTTGTGCTAAGATGAGGACTAACATGAATATTTcccagcttttatttttttaaattactccTTAGCatagcttttttttgtaaaaaaaataggagccagtactcagtgatggattgcctaacttttatctactaataaatgaataataaacgttaaaatacaagaaaagtaatagttttttccccacattgaaaaaggtactgtcacaaaaaaagcactgctccTTTGTATGTAAGACAATAACTGTGCCAAACATCTTCATTATGTATTAGAGAAGATAGAATATAATCTAATAAACTAGCTTTAGCAAATAGCTAGTTTGCCATAGATCCTTTGTGTTTAGTGAATATTTAACTAAGAATTATACAGCACATTCAACTTCACCAAATTCAGAATAGATTTCTCACACctgaaagtaaaagtggttgatCATTATGTTGTTCACAATATATCCACATAAAGCAAAGGCCATGGCAATGTTATTATCTACTCTTTACCAGGTCTAATAATTTTTATAAGGTTTCAATTAGAAACTTAAcaagttaaataattaaattattttcacacaaaatgaattctaatgtaatgttattacaaCACTACACAAAAAACTTCTGCTTAATAAGTGTGCTCTACTCATATAAaagtggaaataaaaaaaaagttttaatgcaTTGAGATAAAATATGAGATGTCAAATAATTACCTTTCTCATCCAGTAAATACAGTTTGACCTCGTTTAttcatatttattataaaaaaaaaacaaaaacatgtttaaGATCTATAACAGTAACAGGATTCAATTAAATCACTAAGAAATTTTATATCTAGAATTAACAAAAATGACAAATGCTAATTGGCccctcaaaatatttttttgtttcttaacctTAAACCATTGATAACACTTCAATTTTTAAGTTAATGAGTTATGAAAACacattataaatttttttttagtaattttacCATGAAacaatgttgttattttttactttgatttgcTAGATAAGTGACTAACTAGCATGAAAAACCCTTGAAAAGGCATACATCTCAGGATAACATAATTACtgctaattataaaaaaaataagattcagCAGCACATAAATCTAATAACCatacaatattgaaatattttaagtatttattgtaAATTGTCTAACAAACATTCATATAAAAATGGAAGTTTGGTCATTGTAACATGGATGGAAACAACTAGATCAATCCACTGTTTAATTGAAGATATTCTAGCAGACATCCCATAGCACCAAAGTAaccctgacaaaaaaaaaattaagcaaagaaatgatttgaaatgaatttcttaaaagcaattaaagCTTGCTTGCAATTCTAAAAACAGTAAATCTAATTAATGTGATCAATTATAAGGTAGAAATCAACCCTATCAATTATTGTTGATAAAAGCTTGGTACAGAAGCATCAAGGGTTTCAATTGGAATATCTGTGGAGGTTTTAGTTTGTGTTGTAAGTTGTAATTAGTTCACCCAACTCTTAAAGATACTTGACATCAAAACTGTCTCTTTGCTGGCAACATATGTTTTAAACTGATGACACCATAACGATTCCCCTGCCCAAAAAAAGGCAACTTTGATGTATCATTGAGATATGATAGTTATAATGGGAAGCGTGGCCAAGAGGccaagtgtgcttgaacttgtcttggctacctagaaggaggctcgaggttcaacacccgactcgggcagagttgtgttactgagcgcctaaaggtagcacggaaaaccaactccgagatacccccccccccccccccccccgtccacAAATGatattggaccaaaagcgctctataagcatgaaagtagcgctatataaaagctataataataataataatggagtTAATTCATACAATTTCAATGTGAGTAACCTATGCTACTATGAATGCAAAAGAGATAGCATTTCCCAGTTTAAGTACAACCTGTGTCTTCTACAactaaaaagttttttatttttattttaatatgaacacagaataattaattaacttaggaAAGAAGTTTTAAGATCCTTAAGTTGTTAaagttaaacaaaatctaatgtatatttttaaaataaatattacctCATGTTGTAAAAATAGAGCTTTTAAAGAACCATTAGACCAATAATCCATTGCATATGCTAAGAGCTTCATGGAAATTTCATTGACTCTTAAAAAATTACCAACAAAAACTACTCTTTCTATTTtctgaggagaaaaaaaaaacaacaacaacaggagTTCAATAGTAGAATATAGTACACAAGATTTAATAATGAATGATGGAAAAATCATCACCTCAGTTTTGGCACACATCCTTGCTATAGAGCCTATATTATTGGTCAAGGTCACAAGTGTTGCTCTAGCCAAGTCCTCTCTTTTAGCACTCTTTCTTTTGTCTTGACTCATCATTTGACCAAAACTAAGAAACACAGACAATATATTCTACTTTCAAATCATGTTCTTTCCaatatctaaaaaaatgtatgaatcATTTATCTAAAGAGACTGCAAgctcattttcttttaatataacTATAGAGTAAATAAAGTAAGGTAGCTTTGAGACAAATTTCCTATAGATCTGTATTTGAAATTTTCTATGGTTTTATATACtgcataatgttttttttcttaaaattaacCCAGTAGCTCctatttctgttttaaaaaatccttaacATACCCTAAGCAAAGAGGGATAACtctgaagaaaaaataatttttaaaaaataataattttgaactAATAATACAAATTTAAGATCAAatactaacaaataaaaataaaactttaagcTTCAAAAATTCATGTATTccttgggggagggggtgggggtgggggtggtgtTGTTTCTCATTCATATTCTAAACGAGACATGATGAGCTCTTCTTAtatgaaagttttaaaaactggTGCTAGCGTCCCAACACATTATTCGGCTGTAAGACTTCACCTTAAAAGACATGAGGTACTGcagtaggagctattgggttaatAAAATATTCCTAAAATGGGACTTAAAACGCTAAAATATTTCTAAGTCTTCATTTTTTCTTCTCTTGATGTTATTGATACAGCATGATAGTATAAAATTGTGTTGAACTGATTATGATAGAATAAACttgtgttgaactgttatattAAACTGTTCCCATCAATCAGAttctttctttaataatttttctttatccTTAACACGCATTTTTCTAATAATTTATGGTTAGATGTAAAACAAATCAATCTAGctttgataattaattaattaagcattatttttacatttctttttagatattcctttttaattaatttttttttaaattttgtattataCATTAGTCTCCATTTATTTGAACAAAATCTTCAACCAAAATAGTGGCGTATATAACAGAAACTGATGGCGCAACAGCTTCAGAAGATTGTAAACAAGTTACAGAAATATGGAATAGGCACAACTGTCAAGATGACATTTTGCATTGTGCTGAATTTAACCTTATTTATCATATTTAAAAGAGGAagcacagtggctgagcggtaaagcaatTGGCTTCCAAAATGGGGGTTAccaagttcgaatcctgggatttttaattttgagatctttggccacctctgagtccacctagctctaatgggtagctgacattagttggggaaaataaaggcggttggtcattgagctggtcacatgacacccttgttaaacagttggccacagaaatagatgatctttacatcatctgccctatagatcacaggtctaaaaggggaacttataAAAGCTTCTAGGGTATTCTTTGTCTACCGATTAAGTTGCGGTGAACTCACATTGATACAGAATTACACCACCTGGCAAAGCAAGTTAATTATgcaagtaaataaatatatacaataatttaaaagtaaattaataaagtaaaatCATGCACAAATTTTGTGTTCAAAACAAttcatggcaaaaaaaaaaaaaaaaggtacctGCAAGCAACAGTTTCTCCTTTAAGTCCAAATTTGTCGTAGTCCCCACCATAGATATCTTTCACAAGCTTATCAATATTTGTGCTGTCACCTTTAGAAGCCAATTCAATTGCCTCTTCAAAAGTTTCACAATTTGTTAAAAGACAACAAAGTCCTAGGAATGTTCCACCACCTAAACTGGAAAATGATCAGAAAATCtgttaaaatcaattaaaatggttatattattgaataaaggaaacaaaacctACATAAAGGAATCCAGATAattcaaatttgtacaagtcaaAATCAAAGTTCAGTTTAATTTGAAttctattgattttttaaaaacaactttatccttattggaaaaaaaattgaaggcaGTTACATTGTAATAACCAGAATAAAACAGACTATTTTTGGTGCACTGCATGCCTtctcctccctccccccacaATAAGCCTAAGGTCAACCATCAGAATGCTGCTGTTGTGCTATTGATTAATTTCTAGAATTGCATTTTTGTATGTGTGCatgacatgaaataaaaatgaaaggCATCAAATGGCCTAGTCTGGCTGAATATGTCTTGTGATTAACTGAAGACCTCTCCCATTCCTCTCTCACACAGTCATCCATATATCATACAAAATTTGCACTGTGTTGTAATCACTATCATCATTATATTGCGATTTTCTAGGTTCTAAAACAATTCGCAATTTCTTCAAGATGAGAAGTGAAAACACAAATCTTTgacaattaaaatgaaaatgacattattgcaggacaaaaaaacaacagcactaTTTTATAACATTCCATTGTGTCAATGATATTGAAGAACAGTGAGGACTTTACtaacaaggaaaataattttatagGATATCAATATTAATCAGTTATTTACATTGTTGAAGTGTAAATCTAtcttaataactttttttttattgccttcTGTCCTAATTATCTAAAACTGTTacacatacaaataaaaatatattacctGGTACCAGAAACTCTACTGTAATCAGTCTTAGATCGGACAGACAATATACTAACACCAGAACCAATGTTCACAACTAAATAAGGGTAAGGGTTATGAAAGTCAAATGGTAGCTTTTCACTGCACCCAGTATCTCTGGGGTTGCTGAAGTAGTAGCATTCGGAAGGATTGTGCCTGTCTATATAATGGATTCCCTTGAGTAGACATTCTAACTCATCATATTTGTGTAATGTGAGATTCACTgtctggaaaaaaacaaaaacaaaattgaattattattttttaaattgtaaataagatttgtaattaaattataattgcTAACCCCATCACCTTCAAAAACCAAAATAGCtattgaaaaaaatgatttcaccATAAGCTTCATTTGTTCAAAATAGGTGCAACAGTTTCTTAAGGTCTCATAAAATCATGCCctcaaagtttttaaattaatatgcCTACTATATGCACATACATAATAACATATATCATCAGacaaaagaattagaaaagatCTGAAAAGATCATTATTTTGAATAGatcaatatacattttttaaagatatgttGGAATAGTGAAGGAATGGACCAGCCTGACCCTTGATGCACAATGGGGACAGCTTATGGAAGGGAGAGGTAGAAACATTTGTTTGCTCAAACCATCACAACTCAAACCTAGGGTTAAAGAAAGTGATGAAATTGtcaaatcaaaaacaaaatatatcttacttttttaaatatttcctcAAACATGTAAGCCCCACCTCCTGTTGCACAGATTCCACTAGCCAGCCCTGAAAAGTTTTTCCCTCTAGCCAAATCAATAAAAGCAGACATCTGAGCAGTTGGAAACCTGATGAAGTGAATTTTCCCATTGCGACCACATATAGTTTGATTCCCCATTTCAAGATGAACATCACGAATTCCTGTTTTTCCATAAGCTGTATttccaattaaatatttatgaatGGTTTGCAATGTTTCACGCTCTTTTAGGTCAAACTCATCAAAATTGGTAGGCTCATAGTATACAAGCTTTGTAAGTGTCCCTCCAATGTCCATGCCAAATAGAGGCatctctatatttaaaaaaacaacaacatgatttGATTAACATGAAATTTAAGAACAAGAAggtgtttttataaaaattaaaatgatctaGTTAAGAGATAGTAAAAATTTTTTGAAGCGTAATAATACAAAATAGCTTGTAAAGAAATGGTTGCAGCCCTATTTATggttttttagacattttttatgtCTGATTTTGACTTAAACTATAGCATTAATAATGAACAGAACCAAACTGGACTTCCTGAATCATGAAATGACTTTTATTACATGTGAGGGGAATAGAGAGAAGGAAggcttaaaattaaatattttgaaacagtATTTAGACACAAcaattatatttagaaaaacattCTATGATTccatattatcattatttatttcttgcttacatagttgttttttttttaaattgcttttgtacAGTGCATCTTTCATCCTATACAATGCTCAATGtgttatggtccaatctcttccTACACCTGTTACATCTTGGAGAAGGTCACCATGTTGCCTTTAgttgctcagcaaacacaacttaaCTTTGAGGGTAGCCAAGTCACACAAtcacaacatattttttttttattaaatacaagtCTTCAagcaaataattattataattccTTTACCTATAATAGCCTTACATAAAATA is a genomic window containing:
- the LOC106075007 gene encoding pantothenate kinase 3-like isoform X1 — protein: MDFHSVGSDSKSLEDDKGSISNSGSSNNICNGHRNGSPDSFFDLTGQLKMPLFGMDIGGTLTKLVYYEPTNFDEFDLKERETLQTIHKYLIGNTAYGKTGIRDVHLEMGNQTICGRNGKIHFIRFPTAQMSAFIDLARGKNFSGLASGICATGGGAYMFEEIFKKTVNLTLHKYDELECLLKGIHYIDRHNPSECYYFSNPRDTGCSEKLPFDFHNPYPYLVVNIGSGVSILSVRSKTDYSRVSGTSLGGGTFLGLCCLLTNCETFEEAIELASKGDSTNIDKLVKDIYGGDYDKFGLKGETVACSFGQMMSQDKRKSAKREDLARATLVTLTNNIGSIARMCAKTEKIERVVFVGNFLRVNEISMKLLAYAMDYWSNGSLKALFLQHEGYFGAMGCLLEYLQLNSGLI
- the LOC106075007 gene encoding pantothenate kinase 2, mitochondrial-like isoform X2; translated protein: MDFHSVGSDSKSLEDDKGSISNSGSSNNICNGHRNGSPDSFFDLTGQLKMPLFGMDIGGTLTKLVYYEPTNFDEFDLKERETLQTIHKYLIGNTAYGKTGIRDVHLEMGNQTICGRNGKIHFIRFPTAQMSAFIDLARGKNFSGLASGICATGGGAYMFEEIFKKTVNLTLHKYDELECLLKGIHYIDRHNPSECYYFSNPRDTGCSEKLPFDFHNPYPYLVVNIGSGVSILSVRSKTDYSRVSGTSLGGGTFLGLCCLLTNCETFEEAIELASKGDSTNIDKLVKDIYGGDYDKFGLKGETVACSFGQMMSQDKRKSAKREDLARATLVTLTNNIGSIARMCAKTEGYFGAMGCLLEYLQLNSGLI